From the Pelagibaculum spongiae genome, the window CGAGCAGCGGCTGAAGTAGCCAAGGGCCGTAAGGTTGCTGATTCAGTCAAGCAAGCGTTGGTGGTTCCAGGTTCCGGATTGATTCGAGATCAAGCGGTGGCTGAAGGTCTAGATAAAATTTTCGTTGAAGCGGGTTTTGAATGGCGCGAACCAGGCTGTTCAATGTGTTTGGCGATGAATGCCGATCGAATTGAACCCGGTGAGCATTGTGCTTCCACTTCTAACCGAAACTTCGAAGGCCGTCAGGGCTATGGCGGACGAACGCATTTGGTTAGTCCGGCGATGGCAGCGGCGGCAGCAGTTGCAGGTCATTTTGTCGACGTTCGTGATTGGCTGGCCTAACGGTTGGGATAAGGAGTACAACAATGGATAAATTTACTTGTCACGATGGTTTGGTAGTTCCTTTGGACCGCGCTAACGTCGATACCGATGCGATTATTCCCAAGCAATTTTTAAAATCGATCAAGCGTAGTGGCTTTGGCCCTAACTTGTTCGATGAGTGGCGCTATTTAGATAAAGGCGAGCCAGGGCGGGATAATTCCAGTCGGCCGTTAAATCCTGACTTTGTTTTAAATCAGCCGCGCTACGCCGGTGCAAGTGTATTAATTGCCCGTGAAAACTTTGGTTGTGGTTCTTCGCGTGAACATGCGCCTTGGGCGTTAGAAGATTACGGCTTTAGGGTTGTTATCGCGACTAGCTTTGCCGACATATTTTTTAATAATTGCTTCAAGAACGGCGTATTGCCAATTGTGCTAGATCCGGCGCAAGTTGATCAGTTATTTGAACAGGTTAATAGTCAGCAAGGTTTTCGGTTGGTGGTGGATCTGGAAAATCGCCAGATCAACATGCCAGATCAAACCAGTATTACTTTTGAAGTGGATGAATTCCGCCGCCATTGTATGTTAAATGGATTAGATGATATTGGCCTGACATTGCAGCATGCCGATAGCATTCAGAAGTATGAAGCTCAACGTAAGCAAAACGCGCCTTGGTTGTTCGCATAGTCATTTAATGGTTGTTAAGTAATAGTCATTAAATAGTTATCGAATATTGTCGCGTAGCTACTTAGATAGTTGTTGCTTAGATAGTTGTTGTGTAATTAAGTGTGTAGTTAATTGGATAGTGTTTGCGTAGTTATTCGCATAAAGGAGTGGTTTGATGAGCAAGGTTCTGATTTTACCTGGTGACGGTATTGGCCCTGAGATTGTTGCTGAGGCAGTGCGTGTTTTAGATGCGGTTAATCAAAAACTGGATCTAGGCATTGAAACCGAGCAGGGATTAGTGGGTGGAATCGCTATTGATGCCGAAGGTTCACCACTTCCAGAATCAACAATGGAAAAAGCTCGTCGCGCAGATGCGATTTTACTGGGTGCGGTGGGTGGTCCTAAGTGGGAATCACTACCCATGGTTCAGCGCCCTGAAAAAGGTTTGTTGGGGCTACGTTCACAATTGGAATTGTTCTCCAATTTACGTCCGGCAATTTTGTATCCGCAATTGGCGGATGCTTCGAGTCTTAAGCCAGAAATTGTTGCTGGTTTGGACTTAATGATTATTCGTGAATTGACCGGCGGGATTTATTTTGGCCAGCCACGTGGCGTTCGTCAGCTCGAAGATGGTCAACGTCAGGGCTACAACACCTATGTTTATTCTGAATCTGAAATCGAACGGATTGCCCGTAGCGCTTTTGATACTGCAATGCGCCGCGATAAGCGATTGTGTTCAGTAGATAAAGCCAACGTACTGGAAGTTACTGAGCTTTGGCGCGAAGTCGTAGAGCGCGTTTCTGCGGATTATCCAGAAGTCGAATTGAGCCATATGTATGTCGATAATGCGGCAATGCAGCTGGTAAGAAACCCGCGTCAGTTCGATGTAATGGTTACCGGCAATATGTTTGGTGATATCCTTTCTGACTGTGCAGCAATGCTGACCGGCTCAATTGGTATGTTGCCATCAGCATCTCTGAATGCAAAAGGTCAGGGTATGTATGAGCCGATTCATGGTTCGGCACCGGATATTGCCGGTAAAGGTATTGCCAATCCGTTGGCAACGATCTTGTCAGTTTCCATGATGTTGAGATATTCGCTCAACCAGCCAGAAGCTGCACAATTAATCGATCAAGCAGTCGGGCGAGTGCTTGATCAAGGTTTGAGAACAGCAGATATCATGAGCGAAGGCGCTCAACAGGTATCAACCCAACAAATGGGTGATGCGGTGCTTCAAGCATTAGATTAAACGTTGCTACATTTTGCTGGCTGCGTTAAAAAATGCAGACTGAGAAGGGGTTAGAAAATGAAGAAGGTTGGCCTAGTAGGATGGCGGGGCATGGTTGGCTCCGTATTAATGCAGCGGATGAAAGAAGAGCGTGATTTCGATCTGATTGATCCTACGTTTTTCACCACATCCCAAGCGGGTCAGTCTGCTCCAGAATACGCTGCTAATGCAGGTGTTCTGCAGGATGCCTTCAGTCTGGAAGCTCTACGGGAAATGGATATTATTGTTTCCTGTCAGGGCGGTGACTACACCAAGCAGGTTTATCCTGGTTTGCGTGAGTCTGGCTGGAATGGTTATTGGATTGATGCTGCTTCAGCATTACGCATGAACGATGATGCCGTGATTATTCTAGATCCGGTTAACCGTAATGTGATCGATCAATCGATTGATAAAGGTATTCGTACCTTTGCTGGCGGCAACTGCACGGTCAGTTTAATGATGCTGGGTCTTGGCGGATTATTTGAAAATAATCTAGTGGAATGGCTGAGCTCGATGACTTACCAAGCAGCTTCTGGTTCTGGTGCACGTCATATGCGTGAACTGATTAGCCAGATGGGTGCAATTCGTGATCATGTTGCGCCGGAATTAAATGATCCTGCATCGGCAATTTTAGATATTGATCGTAAAGTTTCTGAATTCATGCGCAGTGATCAGTTGCCGACCGATCAATGGGGTGTTCCATTAGCCGGTAGCTTGATTCCGTGGATTGATACTCAGCTGGAAAATGGCCAAAGCCGTGAAGAATGGAAAGGCCAGGCTGAAACCAACAAGATTCTTGGATTATCAGCAGGCACTATTCCAGTTGATGGTACTTGTGTGCGTATTGGTGCGATGCGATGTCACAGTCAGGCTTTCACTATCAAGCTGAAAAAAGATGTTGATGTCTCAGAAATCGAACAAATGTTGGCTTCGCATAATCAATGGGTTGATCTAGTACCCAACGATCGTGACGTGACGATGAATCGCCTTTCTCCTGCAAATATTACAGGCACATTAAATATTGGTGTTGGCCGTGTTCGAAAGATGAATATGGGATCGAAGTATTTGAATGTGTTTTCTGTTGGAGATCAGTTGCTTTGGGGCGCTGCTGAACCTTTGCGACGAATGTTGCGTATTGCATTAGAAGACTAACGGCGTATAAAGATAAAGGCTGGCATTTGCCAGCCTTTATCTTATGTGTATAAAAGGCAGCTGTGTGGTTCAAAAAAGCCTGATATGATATTGGGAAGTCCAGAGTGTGAGGTGGTATACAACCTTTGGTATCAATTTAGTCACAATGATAGTGATACTAGTTGGTAAACTGCTTGCTGCTCATTAAGGTTAGCAGTAATCTACCGCTTGCATCCGATTTGCAGCCGCTTGGTTTGGGCGCGATTGGTCAAGGAGAGCATGTACGTCAAGGTTTGACGTGATAAGACAAGTCCGGGGATAAGGAGAAGTTAGGAGTGACAATCGTACGCAAGTTAACTCTGGCATTTGGCTGGTCTTTAGCTGTTATGTCACCTGGTGCATCAGCATTGATATTAGGTGACATCGAGTCAACGACCACACTGAATCAGCCATTAACTGCTGAAATTCCATTGTATTCAGTCCTCGAAGAGGACAAGGAAAATATACTGGTTGCTCTTGGTACCCAGAAAGATTTTTCTCGCTTCGGAATTGAGCGTCCTTTCTTTTTAACTGACCTGAACTTCAGATTAGTGCCTCGAGGTAACTCGATGGTGGTCGTGGTGAGTAGCACCCAAGACATTAAAGAACCATTTCTTGATTTTGTCGTCACCATTGATTGGCCAGGCGGTAAATTATCTCGCCCTTATACGCTGTTAATGGATCCGCCTGTTTTTGCTGAACAAAGAGCCTTGCGCCAGCAGCAAGTAGTAGCGGCACCTGTTAGTCGGGCAGTTAGTAAGCCAGCTACCGTTGCAGCGAAGCCGATCCAAAGAAGCGAGCAAGTTCAGTCTAAGCCAACTTCAGTAGCATCAGTTCGACCAGAGACTTATAAAGTCAGTGCTGGCGATACGCTTTGGGGTGTGGCAAGACAATTACGTCCAGACAGTGATGTCAGTGTTCAGCAAACCATGCTGGCATTGTTAGATAATAATCCCGACGCTTTTTCTCGTGGCAATATCAACGGCTTGAAAAAAGGCGCGGTATTACGAGTCCCAGATAAGAGTGAAATTAACCAGAGCTCACATCGCTCAGCGGTTAAACAAATTATTGGTCAGAATAAATCGTGGCAAGATCGCACCACAGTGGCGGCTTCTCAATCCGAAGCACCAGCATCGATTGATCGATCAACTCCAGTTAGTCAGCCACAACAAACAAATGAAGGTCGTTTGTCGCTGGTAACGCCAAAACAAACTGATAATTCTGCTGCTACTGCCGAGCAAGGTGCAGCAACAGGCGACGCGAGAATTGGTGAATTAGAAACCAATATCGCGGTTACTTCTGAAGCAATTGTTGCGGCACAGCGCGAAGGCGAAGCGCTATCTGATAGATTGTCGGTTTTGGAAGATCAGGCCGAATCATTAGAATCTTTGGCAGAACTTAAAGATTCTGAATTGGCAGTACTCGAACAGCAGTTAGCTGCTGAAAATGAAACTAATGCTAACGAGACTGTGGCAGTAGAAGGTTCAGAAGAAGCTGCACAAGAAACAGCGGTTACACCGCCAGTTGTTGAAGTACCGGTAGTCGAACAGCCTAAGCAGCTAGAAGGGAATCTGGTTACTTATATTGATTTGGCTATGGAACTTCGGTTTGGTGAGTTGTTTGATTTATTGCTGAAGAATCCTTTGCACTTGTTGGTATTAGCGTTACCTCTATTATTGATTCTGCTGCTACAAATGTTGCGCAGTCGTCGTCGTGACGAAGAATATGAACCGTTACCGGCAATGAAATATGCTAAGGATATTGCGCCGTCAGTAGCTGCTAAGCAGGATGATTTTGATAACTTACCTGATTTAGATATTGCATCGTCGGTAGTTCCAGATCTTCGTCCGAATAACTTCGTTGAAAACAACAGTGTTGATTCGACGGTTGCTGATGATAGTGATCCGACAGTAGAAGCTGATATTTACGCTGCTTATGGTCGTTACGATGAAGCAATTAATGTGCTGCAGCAGGCGTTATCTCACGATAGCGAAAATAGAA encodes:
- the leuD gene encoding 3-isopropylmalate dehydratase small subunit; this translates as MDKFTCHDGLVVPLDRANVDTDAIIPKQFLKSIKRSGFGPNLFDEWRYLDKGEPGRDNSSRPLNPDFVLNQPRYAGASVLIARENFGCGSSREHAPWALEDYGFRVVIATSFADIFFNNCFKNGVLPIVLDPAQVDQLFEQVNSQQGFRLVVDLENRQINMPDQTSITFEVDEFRRHCMLNGLDDIGLTLQHADSIQKYEAQRKQNAPWLFA
- the leuB gene encoding 3-isopropylmalate dehydrogenase translates to MSKVLILPGDGIGPEIVAEAVRVLDAVNQKLDLGIETEQGLVGGIAIDAEGSPLPESTMEKARRADAILLGAVGGPKWESLPMVQRPEKGLLGLRSQLELFSNLRPAILYPQLADASSLKPEIVAGLDLMIIRELTGGIYFGQPRGVRQLEDGQRQGYNTYVYSESEIERIARSAFDTAMRRDKRLCSVDKANVLEVTELWREVVERVSADYPEVELSHMYVDNAAMQLVRNPRQFDVMVTGNMFGDILSDCAAMLTGSIGMLPSASLNAKGQGMYEPIHGSAPDIAGKGIANPLATILSVSMMLRYSLNQPEAAQLIDQAVGRVLDQGLRTADIMSEGAQQVSTQQMGDAVLQALD
- the asd gene encoding aspartate-semialdehyde dehydrogenase; its protein translation is MKKVGLVGWRGMVGSVLMQRMKEERDFDLIDPTFFTTSQAGQSAPEYAANAGVLQDAFSLEALREMDIIVSCQGGDYTKQVYPGLRESGWNGYWIDAASALRMNDDAVIILDPVNRNVIDQSIDKGIRTFAGGNCTVSLMMLGLGGLFENNLVEWLSSMTYQAASGSGARHMRELISQMGAIRDHVAPELNDPASAILDIDRKVSEFMRSDQLPTDQWGVPLAGSLIPWIDTQLENGQSREEWKGQAETNKILGLSAGTIPVDGTCVRIGAMRCHSQAFTIKLKKDVDVSEIEQMLASHNQWVDLVPNDRDVTMNRLSPANITGTLNIGVGRVRKMNMGSKYLNVFSVGDQLLWGAAEPLRRMLRIALED
- a CDS encoding FimV/HubP family polar landmark protein codes for the protein MTIVRKLTLAFGWSLAVMSPGASALILGDIESTTTLNQPLTAEIPLYSVLEEDKENILVALGTQKDFSRFGIERPFFLTDLNFRLVPRGNSMVVVVSSTQDIKEPFLDFVVTIDWPGGKLSRPYTLLMDPPVFAEQRALRQQQVVAAPVSRAVSKPATVAAKPIQRSEQVQSKPTSVASVRPETYKVSAGDTLWGVARQLRPDSDVSVQQTMLALLDNNPDAFSRGNINGLKKGAVLRVPDKSEINQSSHRSAVKQIIGQNKSWQDRTTVAASQSEAPASIDRSTPVSQPQQTNEGRLSLVTPKQTDNSAATAEQGAATGDARIGELETNIAVTSEAIVAAQREGEALSDRLSVLEDQAESLESLAELKDSELAVLEQQLAAENETNANETVAVEGSEEAAQETAVTPPVVEVPVVEQPKQLEGNLVTYIDLAMELRFGELFDLLLKNPLHLLVLALPLLLILLLQMLRSRRRDEEYEPLPAMKYAKDIAPSVAAKQDDFDNLPDLDIASSVVPDLRPNNFVENNSVDSTVADDSDPTVEADIYAAYGRYDEAINVLQQALSHDSENRTLSLKLLEMFSLQEDSAAFDFQADKLLAIAPDLSAEIESLRGDTSANNADIGDFSSLPVSEASVPAMFTSRDPDQVAIDGSDLDASLSDANDENTIPEMFSEEVASDVEQDFAGLEFSESAVDLQTNPAATEELEDLEFSLDGFDMAEPEPEQQISSENDSQSIEFDIDALSGLDDLSISGLDNSVDINSDAEDSSFSLDEALDLNSLEADLDDISLQASPTLMEVPVADVDEELDDLSFLDEVDEASTKLDLARAYLEMGDASGASEILKEVLSEGDDEQKSEARELLTKASGEN